GGGgacaccccagggctggcaggggtgcCCggggaggggcagggctcaccAGGGCATGATCGAAGTTGAAGGTGCTGATGTAATAGGCCGAGATGTCGGCGGCCGCCAGCGGCTCCGCGATCTGCGCCACGATGCCACACTCGTCTGGGGACAAAGGGGCCTCGGGTCACTGCCACGGGGACATGCGGGGACAGCAgtgccccacagcaccccctgggtggcagtggcacaggaggggacacgGCCAGCACGGGCACACTCACCGAAGCCGAGGGGCTGCCCCCCGATGCGCACCATGCGCCACAGCTCGCCCGTGGAGCTGGTCAGCAGCAGGTCACTGGGGAAGCTGAGGGGACAAAGGCAAGTGTCAccccctccctgagcccccagagcctgggacagagggacagacgGCCCCGGGGTGGCACCTACCGCTTCTGAGTGTCGGCATCCATCACGATGGAGATGTAGCCCTCGatgagggagaaggagaagaaggtgaTGGAGTCCAGGTCCTGGCTGCCGGGGGCTGCATCCCACGGGGGGCTGCGAGGGACAAGGGGACACTGAGAGGGGTCACACCCCCAAAATGGGGAGCAGAAGGGTTTGGTGGTGGCTCTGGGTGTCTGAGCATcgtgctgggtgctgcagggtgggggAGAGGGTGTCCCCACAGGGTCTGCAGCTCACAGGTGACAATAGGTTTTGGGGCACTCTCAAAAGGACAGGGTCACTCTGGAGCAGGAGCATGCCACCAGCAGGGACCCCATCCCAGGGGACACTGGAGAACCCCACCAGGAGCATTTCCTCCCACCAGCACCATTCCCACTGCCTTTCCCAAACCCACCCCCTCCTGCTTTAGTCTCCAAATGGGATTTGGTACAATGGTGGCTTTGTCCCTTGTGTCACCTCGGGGTTCCCACCCCTCACTGTGGGTGACAAAACCAGTTTGGAAAACACACCCAGAGTCTGAAAACCCGCTGGGACCAATGGCAGGGAGCAGTGTCACCAGAGTTCAGGTGGCACCAGGCCAGAGGCCGCCCCCACGTCCCCATCCCCGGGACTCACTTGTGGGAGTAGAAGAGGACGTCGATGAGCATGGTGGCGATGGCGGGCAGCGTGTCGGGGGCCACCGTGAGGACACAAAAGCGCGTCTGGGGGCTCTGCACCGGGTGCAGCGTGGGGCTGGCGGCTGGCAGGGGAACGGCGGCGCGTCAGGCCTGGGGACAGCTCGGGGACAGTCCCGCAGTGCCACCCTGTGGCCACCGCGCCCGCAGCCCCAAGTCCCAAAGGATGTGGGTACCacggctgggagctgcagcatctCGGTGGGGACTGGGTGGCCCCAAAATGGGCATCTCCAGTGGGAACTGGAGCATCTCCAGTGGGGTCCCTCAGACGTGCAGGCACCActggtgggagcaggagcaccTTGGCAGGGGACAGGGTGATCATGGGGGTCCCCCAGGATGTGGGAACCACCCATGGGAGCAGCATCTTGGCAAGGACTGGATGGCTTTGGGACAGTGTGGTCTGGGGACAGGGTGGCCTTGGAGGTCCCCCAAAGATGTGGGTTCTACTGGTGGGAGATGGATCATCTCACTGGGGACTGGGTGGCCCTGGGACAGGGTGGCTCTGGAGGCCCCTCAAGGAAATGGGTACCAcgggctgtgctggagcaccTGGGTGGCCCTAGGGGACAGAGAGCCCAGTGTCACTCACGTGGCTTGGGCTTGAGGAAGCCGTTGCTGACGTCATCgcaggtgacagggacacactCGCCACCCTCCTCCTTGTAGATGTCGAACTCCCCGGCCAGCGTGTGGATCACCACGGGCAGGTCCCGCTCCCGCACCTGCACCGGGGCAGGATCAGCACTGCCACCCTCCTCGGGGCACAGAGGGGCCCTGGGACAGCCAGCCGGGTGTCCCCGTGCCCTGTGCCACTCACCAGGATGAAGTCGGTCTGGTACGTGGAGAGCATCAGCACCGAGACGTGGTGCTCGGCCAGCGGCGCGATGACCGAGCGCGCGATCTTGGTGACACCGGTGGCCTGGCAGCCGGGCGGCTCCCGCCCGTTGGACACCACGCTGAGCACCAGCCACGTGGAATCTGCCACCTGCATGAACTCCgagggtggcagctctgcaggggacaagggacactgaggcaggtggctctgcagggctgggcacagccacagagcCAGGGCCAGCTCAGGCACTGCGTGCCACACTGTCCCCTGGCTGATGCCCCAGGCAGGATCAGCCCCAGGTGTGGGGACGCTGGTTTGGATCAGCCCCAGGTGTGGGGACGCTGGTTTGGATCAGCCCCAGGTGTGGGGACGCTGGTTTGGGGTGCAGATCCAAGGTGGAACGAGCCAGACAGGGCTCAGCTGCCCCGCCCTGGGATTTGGCCATAGGGACCGGGGGGCCAAGGCtaagccccccaaaccccaagaTGTGTctctcctccctgtgccagcaccccaGGCTGGGTGCAGGGGGATGTTGGCAttgcaccccaaaaccagcaccaCCAGGGCCGTGGGGCTGCCCAGCTCATCCTCTACCCCCAAAGAGCCCCGAGCCCCGTGCCCATCACCAGAGATGTTCAGGGATGCACACAGGGCATTGGAGGGGACAAGGGGAGGGTCACCCCGCTGCCCTGGGGTTCCCAGCACATGGTGGagagagcccaggctggcagagggGCACAGATGCTTCCCAAAAATCTGCGGGTGTTGGCAGGGTGAGCATAGGCCAGCTGTTCCTGCCTcccaccctcctgcccaggagcggggctggcactgctggggcaccccAGGATTCAGCCAGGCTGTCCCCTCCTCTCTGGGCTCCCCTTCCCAGCACGGGAcgggccagggcccccaggggTCTCCAGTCCATCCCTCCCATGCAGGAAaggtgggagcagctcccatggGAGGTCACACAAGCCCACAGCCCTTCCGTGGGCACCCGGTGCCCAAGCCCGGCTGAGACCCCAGACTCATCACACCAGTGGTGGGGGGGATGTCACACGGGAGGGTCCAGCACGCACTGAGGGGACCCCTGAGGGGACAGGCTCTGCACCCCGCTCCCAAACCCGGCCGGGcagggcggagcggggccggatCCAGGCCCCGGCGGGTGTTCCCAGCGCCTGTTCCTGTGCAGGAAGCGCCAGAACAGCCTCGGCTCCGGCCCAGCGCCCAGTGCTGGGAACAGGGGGGCGGGACACGGACTCGGGGACATGGGGACCGGTCCCAGAGCTCAGCGTTTAATTGCTTTTCAACACCACTCTGGGCGAGGCTGAATGCAAGGGGACCtcgctgtccctgtgtcacccacCCCAGGGCTTTATCCTGATCCCAAAGGAATGGGGGGAGCAGCTCTCCTCTGCTGGGGgtccccttccagcctggcagcGGGGGACACCGCAGCCCCCAACCAAGGGGGGTTCACAGGGCACTGCGGGGCCATTGTTCAGCACTTCCCGCCCTCCCCTCGGGATTGAGGAATATTCGTGTGCAGgccccaaaataaaacaatacaTGGGGAACAGCTCTGGCTCTGGGAGCGGGGAGAGCCCGGGACATGGTCCCGCTCCACAGCACAAGGAGCTGAGCCTGGGAGCCGGCCGTGAGTGCCCGTGGCCGGAGCGCTGCCCCTCGTTCCCTGGGTCACGGCCAAGGCTCcgctgtgcccagctcctgcgGCCAAGGCAGGAAGGTTTGGGCGCGGGGAGGCGGGCCGGGATCCGGACCCTCCGGCTCGGCCCGTCGGGCCGGTaccggggcagggctggcggcGAAGGTGATGCACGGCACACGCCGGGTCACCAATGGCACCTCCCTGGGAGAGGGAATGGCTTGGAAGGGATCAAACcgccccaggacaccccaaaagcTGACCCTGCTGCCGGACAGGGCtcaccctgccagcctggctgggcctgCGCTTTGCCCTCCTCTGCCAAAGCGCCAGCTGGCCCTCGCAGGGAGGAGGGACGGGATGAAATCGGACGCGGGAATGATGACAGGAGCGCTGCCAGAGCCTGGAGCGCTGCCCGCGGGCATCCCGGGAGGTGCCTGCGCCCTGCCGGGAGCACCCGGGCTTCGGGAGGCACCTCGGCCCGGTGCCACGAGCCGGGGGGCACCTCTGCCCGGGAGGGGCTGCCGGAGCGAGGGCAGCCACGCCGGAGAGCCTCGGCCGGGCAAGCCGGCACATCCCCGGCGCAGGCGCCGAGGGGACGGGACGGGCACGTTCCGAGGGAGCCAAGCACAAGCCGGGACTCGCTCCCTGGGCCCAGGCGCGGAGCCGGGCTGGGGACGCGCACAGTGGTGCCCGCGGTGCCAGCCCGCCCTGCTCGGTACCTTTGAAGCCCTCCTCGTCCAGCATGACCGTGTAGTCCTCGGGGGTCTCCGTCAGGCTGAAGAACTTGcatctgaagcagaaaaaatcGGTGCTGCAGACCTCAAAAACGCCAGCGTCTCCCGGGGCCGGGAGTCGGAgggggaagaagaggaggaggaggagggtggtgGGGGAGAAAGGCCGGTACCGGCAGCGCtggggcaggaagagcagcttgaGCAGCGGGTGGGTGTAGAGCCAGAGCCCGCGGCGGGCCAGGCTCAGCACCCGCACCCGGTGCTCCAGGATGTGCAGGTCCATGGCGGCCGCGCCGCcccgggagccgccgccgccgccgctaTAAGGGCGGACACGGGCCCGCCCCGGAACCGCCCCGCATCGCCGCGGGACCGGCCCAGGCCCGCCCCGCCTTGCCCCGGGACCGCCTCGCATCGCCCCGGAACCGCCCTGGGACCGCCCCGCCGCCGTTCGTCCACGCCCCGTGACCGCCCGGGGACCGATCCGGGAACGCTGCGCATCTCGCTGGGACCGCCCTGTGACCGCCTGCCTGGGCCGGGACCGCCCAGCATCGCCCCGGGACCCGACCCGGCACTGCCCCGGGACAGGCCCGCCACCGCCCCGCACCGCGAGAGAGGCAGCGAGCCGGGCCCGGCACCCCGGGAGCAGCCCGGTTCGGAGCCCCGGGATAGCCGCACCGGAGCCCCGGAACCAGCCCCAGTACAGAACTCCATGGTgcccaaacccacccaaatTCAGCCCCGCGGGGTGTCTGGAGCAGTTCCAACTCGAGTCCCGGGGTACCCCCGAactgcagccctgggggtgcccaaGGAGACCCTCTGGGAGCCCCATTCCACCCCCAACCCCTGCACCCAACCGGGTCCCACATGCTCAACACCAGGCCTGGAGAGGGAATTCACCAAACCAGGGCCACCCCCAGGAAAAGGGAGTTCTGGAGGGAGGAATGAAGGTTTGGGCAGAATTCCTGCCTGCCAGAAGAAGGAGAGAGATGGCCTGGGCACCATCTTGGATGGGAAACTGAGTTCTGGGGTGTCATGGAATTAATTAGGGGTCCCTGGCCCTGTTCAGCCACAGGAACTGTGCCAgtgggagagggggaaaggcctgggtgctgggatgggagcGCACCAGAGCCTGGCAGCCACCACTATCACAAGTTGGGGCAGGTCTCAGTCTCCTCCCATTCCACTTCAAACGGGCAGCCCCAAGGCTGGGTgagacagcagggctgggccacCCTTTGCAGTgacagagcagtgacagcagcgTGGCCAGTCCCAGGTCACTGCCCAGCACCtgccccccaggacaagggCAGCCAGGGAAGATGGGACCCAGGGAAGGGTGCATGCCAGGGTCAGTGCCCAGTGCAAACGGGATGCAGGGGATGCAAATGGGATGCtccacagggacagagaacCATGGGAAGGGTCCAGATGCCCCCCGAAGCTGGTACTGGTGCAGCAAGCGTGAGGTGACACCACCCTTGCCTCCTGCCACCCTCCACCCCCATCCCAGGCCAAGAGAGGTGGGAGCCAGGGCTGCGCCTTTACACACTCGCTTTATTGACCCCTTTGTACAAAACTGCTTTTCCCGCTTTATTTTACAAAGCCACCACCCACCCTCGGGAGGGCAGGGGGGGCAGAGGGGACCCCACAACCAGGGagcacctggctgctgctcagccaccCCGTCTCACCTGTGCTGGGCCCGGGGGGGCAGCAGTGGTGGggtgagccctggcagggtAAACACTCCCCCTGAGCTGTGGGCAACTTGGGggtgggaggggatgggatgggggggCTTTAGCCCCAAAACTCGGCATCAAATCCCGCTGCCTCTAGTGCATCCTGCCTCGGTCCCTGTCCTGCCTCGGAGGAATAATAAATAGGCTCAGTGAGTAGGTAAGTTGGGTACTACATAAAGGGCTACAGCTTGATATATCCTCACTAGATAAGAGGGGGCGAGGGGTCCCAGGGCTCCTCGTGTACCcccagtgccctgtgccaggcctaaGTGCTCgggagccggggctggggctgcccggCTGGCGCAGGGTGGGGGCCACAGGGGGGACCCGGGGGGTGATGGGTCGAGGGGCTCTGGGACGGGGAGAAGGGCCCgaggggcagcccagcccccCAGTGTGGGGAGGGAGCTCGGGTGGCTCAGCCACCCCCTGCCCGGGCTCCCACCGCTCGTGGTGCCAGCACCCTGCGGGGTGGGCACCCAGCGCAGACCCACGGTGTCCCCTTTGGTCACCACACCTGGCCAAGCTCCACGGATGCCCCGAGAGGGCCACGCTGTTCTCACGGGGCCGCAGAGCccccctgtcccatccctccaGCTCAGAGCCCCCAGCGCCGGGTGCCAGGGGTCCCCCTCGGTGTCGTCGCGCCCGGGTCCGTGCGCAGCCCCGCTGAGCCCGGCTGCCCGGGGGTGGGCCGGGCCCTACAAGTACGTGTCCTCGCTCTCCCGGGAGCTCAGGCTCTCCTTGGACTGGTGGTGGGGGGAGACCTGGGGGTGCAGCAGCTCCCGGGTCGTGCCAGGCGCCCCGTTGCCCTCGGCCCCGGGGCCGTTGG
This is a stretch of genomic DNA from Ammospiza nelsoni isolate bAmmNel1 chromosome 18, bAmmNel1.pri, whole genome shotgun sequence. It encodes these proteins:
- the CASTOR1 gene encoding cytosolic arginine sensor for mTORC1 subunit 1, translating into MDLHILEHRVRVLSLARRGLWLYTHPLLKLLFLPQRCRCKFFSLTETPEDYTVMLDEEGFKELPPSEFMQVADSTWLVLSVVSNGREPPGCQATGVTKIARSVIAPLAEHHVSVLMLSTYQTDFILVRERDLPVVIHTLAGEFDIYKEEGGECVPVTCDDVSNGFLKPKPPASPTLHPVQSPQTRFCVLTVAPDTLPAIATMLIDVLFYSHNPPWDAAPGSQDLDSITFFSFSLIEGYISIVMDADTQKRFPSDLLLTSSTGELWRMVRIGGQPLGFDECGIVAQIAEPLAAADISAYYISTFNFDHALVPEEGIAEVIQLLQQRQESGR